CCaaattttcacagcacttgcaattgtttgttcTCTTCTGGTAAAACAAGCGACAAGAAGACGCCGTAAAAACCTACAAATAAACCGCGAATTACACTCTGAATTAAACAACTGACGGGAAGCGAGTTTTTACTCACCATTTGATGAGAACACTGTCACTGCAGTAAGCACAAATCAATTCGCAGTTGGAAGTTTGTCAAGCAAAATCACGATCAGgttcacaaaaaaaatcatCTCCCGCCGGGTGCCGGTATATCGTTAGGATTGGCATGGACTAATAAATAGGGAAACTATGTGTTGAGGAATAGCCTCAACAATAACTAAGACAGAGTTGAATGACAAGAACTTGATCAGAGCTATGAATACATAGCTACATATGTTGCAGCATACCCAATGAACGTGTGCGAATTCACTCAATCTGACCTTACAGAACTAGACCAAGTCATTAAAAGAGTTGAAAAGAACAAGATACTAGGGCAACATGCAAGCGATGAAAGATTGTACATGAAGAGGGCTGAAATCACTAAGGGATGTATCTGAAGAATCAAGATTACGTGTAGCATGTTACATATCGATGTCTGACAACAGATGGATCAAGGCAGCCTAAAAACGAGAAACAATGAAAGAGAACAACTCAATTAAGGATGTAGCAATAATGACAATGTAATCGAAAGGGAAGGCAGTGGAATTTGAAGGGGAAAGCATAATATTGGAAGAGAACATACTTCACAAAACATGGAAACAAGCTTGGAAATTGGTGAAATCGTGCCTCAAAAAGGCACAGAAGAAAAAAGAGAGACATGTTTTGGAGAATTCTCAGGCAAAGCTGGTGTGGGACTTTTAGTTTGAGAAAGACGACAACATCTAGAAGACCAGATTTGATActtgaagaaaaggaaaagaagaatatCTGGATATGTGATATGGAGTGCCCACAAGAAAATAACATCgaaaagagaattgaaaaaaaaaaaattaaagacagCTTGCATTTGATCTTAGAGAGCGAGGACCTGGTTTGAAAGTTATAGTTGTGCCTCTTGTGATCAGTGCACTCGGTGTAGGTATAAAAGAGACAATAAAGgaactggaaaatatttttgaaacaattgATTTGTGCAAAAAGGTTGTTGCGGAGATGCAGAAGACAATTTGAAGAGACAACGAGACAATAATCCGAAAAGTGTTATCAGGACTTGTTGAGACTGACATTGAATAAAATTCATGATAAAAACGAAGTTGTGAAAGGGGCCAGCAAAATTCTTCGTGGTCCCTCAATTAGGCTATCttgtttgaatttgaaatatagctataatctttacataataataataatactactactaataataatactaatactaatactaatactaatactaatactaatactaatactaatactaatactaatactaatactaatactaatactaatactaataataataataataataacaataataatggaaactttatttgtcttcaaatacagttgtaaatctctctacgtataggcaattaacaactggctacttgaaattgagtgatatacttgcatactgtatttacaaatgaataaaaatatatatatatatatatatatataatataaaaaAACGGTAAACTTCTGTGTCGAGTAACGATATGATAATCAATGAAAAACGAAagtcttccttttctttgcttttgtgCTACGCGTTTCACCGCTGTTGCGGCTCTTCAGAAATATATatagaaaatatttttattgtagttttactgtagttttattaagtctgggctatcccaagtcttatttctacgacagaatataaaatatgttgctctaatggcgagacttatcattttttttgattatatagtgttgttgcgttttgtcaatgccaatgtcattcatcatttctaagaacgtagagcattcgttggagagaacaccaagggagctcatggaaaggttacaaatttgacacatctgtagttacttctcatgtctttgaccacgttcatgtatttttcttttttgcgcaCTGCATTGCTTTTAAGGTTAGATTCAAAACCAAccgttagttctagaatatataggcacttggactgtattaggaaaagaagatctggacgataattttcacaagttataattgaaggactcggaaagccattgacttcagcatagagtgaagagcgatcattaattacaggttgaagtgagttggcaatgaagttgagaattgagtcgtATCTCCAGTTGAAGCGGTTCAGAGTTAAGGCAGAAGGAGCAATCAGGACTTTGTGATAATCCCCATCTTGTCATATTCTTACGTGTAggaagggagttgttgatgtagcgaatggtaaaattgtagatGTTCTTGGGTAGATGAGACTGGGAAGACGACCAAATAGAGTTAACagatgacaatgagtgcttgataacatttgtaaaaatgaaactttgagatgttaagtggtgttgcagtttgtcttcttgattagaacggaagtctttaatttaagaacttccttggtggatttgaacacatcgtattgaatattggtgtgactgcttgacgacttccagagatcttttagggaatcattccttgactcttttaaggaattggggagaactgttttgcactgagtgaatttaactgaaggaggacaaatattaaggccaaatttattgcgttctagaaaaacattactcagtgtaccagatatcggaatttcaagccattttcgaaTAAATGTATAGCCGTTCACTATAGAAtcaagatttgctattatccagGTTTTTGATATGTCAGCTACAGTAAAATGCCAGGGCAGTTTAGATAGGACATAGCGGCTGTACAGCAGAAGTTCTTTTTTGGGATGCAGTGGTTTCTCatcaatgaataataataataataataataataataataataataataataataataataataataaagaaagcAAACGACTCGGTGGACAACGGCTGGCTGGTCCACCATAGGTTTCCCACCTGGTTGGGTGAGACCATTGGCAAGTTATGTAGGAGTTGGAATACAAGGATAGTGGTGACCACAAGGCAAGGACGGGAGACCTCTGAGCCAATAAGATTCAACAAGGGTTTACAACAGGGGGAAACTTTATGTCCAAGGCAGTTCACAGTTTGTTTGAATCCGATAGCTTGGAAAATAAAAGCTGCTGAAGGATACAAACTTTCGAAGCCCATTGACTCAAAGGTCACGAATCTCTTATATATTGACGATATTAAACTTTTTGCAGCTTCATAGACCAGATTAAACCGTGTTATGGAAACAACAAGATCAGCCATGGAGAGGGTAGGTCTGCAGTGGAATCCTAAGAAATGTTCGGTTGTCCACGTAAAGAGAGAAGTGCAGGTACATGATATACCAAGAGAACGGCCTCATGGGTCAGTTAGGATACCCAACTTGGAGGATGGAAAGCAGTATAAGTTCTTAGGGGTTCTTGAAAGCCTCCAACAAGAGGAGCGGCTGGCTTTAAGTGTGCGTCTAAAGAACAGGAGCTGTTTATTTAACAATATGGCGATACCATCACACAAAAACACATCATTGAAGTTCTTTTAAAATGTCCAAATGCAAGGATCTACAGGTTGAAACACGCCGAATGGTTTGGACACGCGCCGGTCCTACTGGATTGTTAGCAAACACTAAtcaggaataataataataataataataataataataataataataataataaactctGGAAACATAGTCATAGATGATGACACAGAAAAACAAATACCTGGGTGTAGATGGAAGTGATGGTATCCAGCATAACAAAATGAAAGAGAAGATAAGAAAAGAATCCAATAGGAGAGTAAGATTGATATTAAGAACAGAGCTCAATGGAAGAAACAAAATAGAAGCTATCAATAGTCTTGCAGTCCAAGTTGTGCAATATAGTTTTGGAATCACTGACTGGAAAATCTCAGAACTGAAGAACATTGACACAAAAACACGCAAACTATTGAACATGCAGAAGATGTTGCATCCTAAAGCAGATGTGGATGGGGTATACATCCAAAGAAAAGATGAAGGAAGGGACCTGATTAACGTAGAAACAGCATTCAAAACAGCAACAATAGGGCTCGATCACCATCTGAAGCGCAAAGAAGGGCAATCTCCAAAGCAGGTGCTTCAACATGAACAATCTAAAGCCAAAAATTCAATAACCAAGAATGCTAATAGGTTCAAAAGGGAATTAACAATGCCAGAGATTGAGAACAGAGAAGATAAATCAGCCTCAGAAAATGCTAAAGCCCTGAAACACTTGTTTAAGTTTAAGATGAAATCaatgaaagaagaaaagtgGAAAAACAAAGCATTGCATGGCCAGTATCCAAGGCTCCTAGAGAAGCCTCATGTAGACAAAGTCACCACCAACAAATGGTTGTCAAGTAATCTGAAAGGAGAAACAGAGGAACCACTTATGGCAGCTCAAGACCAGGCAACAAACACCAGAAACTACCAGAAAGTAATCTGTGGCCAGCAAGTGGAGAGCAAATGCAGAATGTATTCACAACATGAAGAGACAGTGGACCAAATTGTATCTGGATGTGAGGTattagccagaaaaaagtacATATCCAGGCACAATAATGCTGCAGCATATCTGCATTGGAGCATCCGTAAAGATCATGATATCAAGATAACAGACAAATGGTACCAACAGGAGCCAGAGACTGTGGCGCAcaataaagacaacaacatcacCATCATGTGGGACATGCCAATCAATACTGATAGAACTATAACAGCAAATAGACCAGACATCATCGTCAAAGATTCAGTGCGTTCCCCTTGGAACCTGATTGACATGACTGTCCCATCAGATAGAAACATCGAACTGAAGGAGGTCGAAAAGCAAGTACAAGTACAAAGACCTTGAGCTAGAAATACAAGGAATGTGGCAAATGAAAACCGCAGTGATCCCTGTGGTTGTTCGTGCACTTGGTACAGTAAAGAAGGGGGTGGTAGAAAACATGAGGAAAGTATCAGAGAGAGCAACTGTGACAGAGATTCAAAATATCTGCATGCTGGGATCTGCGCGAATCCTCAGAAAGGTCCTTAGTTTATGAACCAAAATAATTGACTTGCATGACTGATGCCCCAGGTGCATGGTTTGGGCCTGGCTGACGCACACAAAAACACCAGCAAAGACTGTGATAAAAgagataataatagtaataataataataataataataataataataataataatagcaaaaaATGCATAATTTCATTGTTTAGAGTCCTTGAGCCAGTGAAGGCAAGGTACACAATTGGGAACATCAAAGTGTTTACGGATAACCTCCTGTCAACAGTCcatgcaagagaaaatgaggggacagagacggaggctcagggcgttggccgggatatgtcatgtccacgaaagttatttttagacgagcggacgtctttgttctaggggaagtctgtcttccgagacgtccgcatgcagtcttgcctcgctcttaggttcttagtgacaagagaaaatgacggcacacgtggaaggctgatgaatatttattttctttcaagcatCGGACAGAGGTAGGccagcatgcggacgtctcggaagacttccgctcgtctaaaaataactttcgtggacatgacatatcccaagggctggaccgggagcttccctctctgtcccctaaTTTTCTCTTGGTCCATGCAATTATTAAGGACATTGACTTGGACTATGGGATCATGAAGTGTTGTGTGTTAAAAGAGAAGGAATTAAGTTAAGTGATGGGCAGGTTGTCAAGGAGATAGATGAAGAAAGCTATAAATACATGGGAACTGTTGAATATAACAAGATCATGGAAGATAGGACCAAAGAAGCTTTTCGAAAAGAGTATTTGAGAAGAAATCGCCTTGTGCTTCATTCCAAACATAATGGTCTCAATAAGATCAAAGCGATCAACAATTAGGCAACGTCACTTATTAGGTACGGTGGTGGTACTATTGCACGAAGAAATAACAAACTGAAGAGCTTGGATCAGCGCACACGCAAGTTGATGACTATGAACAAAGAATTGAACCCTAAGGCTGTTTGTAAGCAGGAAGGAAGGTGGAAAGGACTTATGCAAGTGTTGAGAGCTGTGTTAGGGCTGAAGAAAATAGTCTTGCTTGGTATATAAATATAAGCACTGAAGAGATGCTTGAAATGGTGAAGGTTCACGGACATTTTAAACTTAATGACGTTGTAGAGCCGGAGCAGTTTAAAAGGGAGCAAACCGGGCAGAAATAAAGGCTCTTACATTGTCAATATCTCAAGTAAATGGAGGAGGCGGATCTTGTCAAATCTTGGCAGTGGCTAAGGAAAGGTGACCCGATGGGTTGCACTAAGGCACTGATTTGTGTACTTACAACGAGTATCATATGAATAAAAGTGCGGACTCGCCCATTTATGGAATGTGCATTGTTGGGTACGGCACGTATCCTGATGAAAGTGGTCTTTATAAGACACGAGAGTCGGCACTTCTTGAAACCCTTGGGTACTGGTTGTCGCCTGCTTCCAAGCGAGACATCCCAGATTCTTATGTCAGATCTGTGGTTTTAATATTGgacatagtaataataatagtaatgtaAGTGTACCACCGTGGCTGATGATTTGAGCAAGTGGATAAAGTTGTTAAGATTGGAGTGCCATGTAGAGTTTCTACACGGGGTCTGTTACTCAGAACAGGGAAGCCCATCAGGAGAGTGAGGATCAATTGATGGCTTCTTGAAATCATGAGTATACAGGTTACAGTAACCCAGTCCCCACACAAACAGTATCAAGCATAAGATCAGACCCGAGGGAAAATGGGGATAATCATTAATCGTACGGGGAACTTAGTAGTGCACCATTAATCAAGCGAATTTTAAGGTCATGACTGAATGTTTTAAACACGCTCATTAGTAACTTCTCGTTTGGGAACTTCGATACAATTAATATTAAATTCATGattatacattgtacatgcaAGGCACAACTCTCGCACATTAATTAAATCGGTTGTTCGTAGTTGAtttttgtaatgtttttttaACACACTAACCACATGGAAATTAATCTATGAATAAGCTAATTTAATGCGTGATACATATCCAAGCTTACCTGCTGGGCAGTCTATGCACCGAGAACTGGTGTTAGAAATATTAACAAAGGTTCCAAGCGGACATGGGAGAAGCTTGAGGTCACTATTACCATAGTGTTTGGCAAATCCAGCCTGATAAAACGCCTTGCGCAGCGAGGTTTTAAGCCAAAACCCTCCAAAGCTGATGTCTATAAATTCAGAGTCATCTTTCTCTACAcccctgaaattcaaaatggatGAGACAATAATTTTTCCAAGTAGCACTAAACTCTGTAAGGagggttagtttctaaagaaactgtggcgctgcgtcggtggggaagtagtatacaaaaatttggtttgtaACACGTGTAAAAcggtttttcattcgccggcaactattacaaacaaattaatggtgtagcgatgggcacaagaatgggacctagctatgccaatctttttgtaggatatgttgaacaccaatttttttatcagtacaacggccccaaacctgaactctatggccgctacatcgacgactgcatcggcgctatttcatccagcagagaagaactcgatcaatgtataacctccgtcaactcttttcatccggctcttaaatatacctgggaaatttcggaaacttcattgcctttcctagatatcaaagtttctattagaggcaacgtgctatgtactagtgtgcactacaaaactacagattcacacagttatttgttgtattcatcgtcacatccatcacatgtcaagaactccattccttattctcaatttcttagacttcgacgtctatgtagtgatgactccgatttttccagcaaatcagaggagatgtgccagttcttcgaaaaacgtggctatcctgtctctgtggtcaaagcgggccatcatcgcgcccaacaatttgatcgacagtcatcactacaaacgtcacaaaaagataagaatgacagaattccattcaccctcactttccatcctcataatcacgcagtcaaaagcatcattcttagtaattttaaattactccaaactgatcccgagactggtagaatcttttcgcaacctccacttatttcattcaaacgtgacaaaaacgtaggcaactttttagttagaagcacgcttaaaactaacgagcaacccggcactttcaaatgcgcacgctcacgatgcaaaacttgtctttttattgttaacactagtaagatatcgggacctaagcgatctgttaagatcaccgatcgtttcacatgtacctccgcaaatgtcatttattgcataacctgtacgttatgcaatatattatacattggtgagacgggtagacgactaggtgaccgattccgcgaacaccttcgcgatgttgagaacaatgacaaggatgcatctaagccagtcgttcgccattttaatctgcttAACCACTcgaaaaaacacatggctatctgcggcctttccctacatctaggtacgacggaaggccgcaagaatctggaacaaaaattcatctttcaaatcggcacccttaatcctcacggtttTAACggacgcttttcatttaactaatatattcctatttttcacgttgccttgttaccaccaatagcgtagctcctactctactataaaaactacacgtaacctataatccctcgattcgctctgacgaagggctaacgctcgaaacgtcagcttttagaatctctgtacggtggccaatttacattatcaactccgttgataaaaccaaatttttctaaACTCTGTAAGGTTCCTTATTCCAGGTAACCTGTACCTACCACTCTTCTCATTTTATTTGATGGTGCTAGTAAATTGTTTGTCGTTGTCATTGTCTTGGAAGCCACGTATTTTCACAAAGCCTGACTGAAACCGCGAATTTTAAAAATCAGTTTACCTTCAGAACTTTCTAGAAGTCATTTTCTCCCAGAAGATATCTGTTTTGCCCATGTattctttaatttgtcattgaaATGATCTGGAGCACGTTTCAAACACCGCTAAACTCTGTTTATATTTTCGACTCAAGTTTAACTCTTGAAACTGCACATTTGACACAGACCCAAGAAGATCTTTTAGATCTTATAATCACGCTCtaaaaatttatctgttttcttagtACTATAGTGGCAACgtagtgcacattccaaagcagtccttgtttACCCAGACAAACTAGACGGTCAAGGAAAGCACCTTTCAAGATCGATGACATGGTTGCAATCAAAATAGACAGGGTAGAGAAAACGAGTCCTGTACACCCGAATATGCTGTTGGGCAAAATAATGGAGATTAGGAAAGACTACGCTAAAATAGTTACTCTACAAGGAAGCATTAAGATTATATGCTTGCACTTCGAGGAATGTGACACTCCATTATTGCAAGGAAATTTCGTTCACGGCTGCTTGCAAGCAAGCTAACAATAttcagtttgcaaataaatgaagtaacaacactttgttttgactgcatctttATTACTTGTATTCAGATTAAATTTGAAACATAAAATGAATCTATACAATTGGTTACTTTAGTGGACGGTGTCTGTTACCCAAACCGCATTACttggttaaccagtcaaaaattcacttacTAGGCCTAAATACCAACCCATTTTATGACCCTATCCCTAACCTTCTGAAAACGAACTTCAACTTCATATTGACAACCCTAAACTCAAACTGACGCATTGCTTAGGCCTAAATGCATTATCGTGACCATAATCAACACTTTCTGTTTGAAGCTAATCATTCAAAGGCACTTCTaaaccacattggtgagaggcaagtgctctcaacactgcgCTATCTCTGCACCCCAGTTCAATAcgtgaactggtttgaaaaaaaaaacaaacaaaacaaactggtttgaaagaaataaaccggTTTGAGGAAATTTAACCCAAAAGTCAAATTAAACAACAACAAGCGTTCTCGGGCGGAAGGGATTCTGCACATTCTTGGTTGTCATCTTCAGTAACAGATCGCTCACTGTCAGGAGCATCAATTTGGACAGCTTCACAATGAGACAAGCAAGATCGATTGTTAGAATTTGTATCGATTGGCTCAATAACGCTTTCCATTTTAATGGTTTTGCAAGGAATATCAATGCTACTATCTGCATCCCCCATTTCATTTTGACGTTTTCCGTTTGAATGACAACAATAATCATGATCCTTCAGTATGTTGTCTCGATATTTCCTTAGTGTTATGTCTTGAGTGACAATGGGCTTGCATTCATTCCCTTCTAACAAATCAATAAGCATTGGTcggttctttgttttttctgctTTCAAGTCCTCATTTGATGTTCAATGATTTTTCCTCGGGCAAAAGAGGGTGCAGCGTCGTACTTTTCTCTGAGTCCTTACCtcgtttttcttcctctttttatCGGCCTCATAATTATTCTTAATCACTAATAACTCATTCAATAGAACTATTTCGTCCTTTGAAGAATTAGAGTGTGGTATGTGCCACTGTTGTGGTCTTTCAGTGCACGTAAGGTCAGGTGGTATTTCATTCACTTCGCTTTCAGTAAA
The nucleotide sequence above comes from Montipora foliosa isolate CH-2021 unplaced genomic scaffold, ASM3666993v2 scaffold_483, whole genome shotgun sequence. Encoded proteins:
- the LOC137989972 gene encoding uncharacterized protein, coding for MTQKNKYLGVDGSDGIQHNKMKEKIRKESNRRVRLILRTELNGRNKIEAINSLAVQVVQYSFGITDWKISELKNIDTKTRKLLNMQKMLHPKADVDGVYIQRKDEGRDLINVETAFKTATIGLDHHLKRKEGQSPKQVLQHEQSKAKNSITKNANRFKRELTMPEIENREDKSASENAKALKHLFKFKMKSMKEEKWKNKALHGQYPRLLEKPHVDKVTTNKWLSSNLKGETEEPLMAAQDQATNTRNYQKVICGQQVESKCRMYSQHEETVDQIVSGCEVLARKKYISRHNNAAAYLHWSIRKDHDIKITDKWYQQEPETVAHNKDNNITIMWDMPINTDRTITANRPDIIVKDSVRSPWNLIDMTVPSDRNIELKEVEKQVQVQRP